The following coding sequences are from one Gigantopelta aegis isolate Gae_Host chromosome 15, Gae_host_genome, whole genome shotgun sequence window:
- the LOC121390099 gene encoding peroxisomal targeting signal 1 receptor-like isoform X1 codes for MAARNLVEGDCGANNSLMKLTSHYTQDRAFKQEGFRPPGFIPHQVSRPITDATPDELVNEFLSGHQTAMAPQTFHMGSLLQEMREIEEAEIRHPPNRAPAIADLAVTGDWTAEFMAENNLEQGDWVKEFAAEHHRAPPDVKWAKEYLDQTEEHKPWVDEYSKEVLDDSKWIDEFQAQDADLEKTANSLLGSIDDPKFINSEFMKFVKRIGDGEITIQDNKVLEKSPQQRSEDWAHQFAGEQADKSLTDKWAEEFSEFSTNQEGDEFWASLQKNWEDVDKANAVGGGHPWLTDFDQSEPFKEYRFEENNPLMDHPNPFEEGIKKLEQGDVPNAVLLFEAAAQKNDSHMEAWQYLGTTQAENENEPAAIAALKKCLDLSPGNLTAWLSLAVSYTNESLGSHACHALKSWLKHNPKYSQLVREDLQKTPITSSFMSHEDYSEVSDLYLQAVRLSPPGQIDADVQSCLGILFNLSGEYNKAVDCFTAALQVQPKDALLWNRLGATLANGNRSEEAVDAYHNALQLSPGFIRSRYNLGIACINLGAHREAVEHFLTALNMQQRSRGPSGTESVMSANIWSTLRMTLSLMGRPELYDACDKSDLDLLNKEFGMHS; via the exons ttagTAAATGAATTTCTGTCTGGTCATCAAACAGCAATGGCGCCTCAGACATTCCACATGGGAAGTCTGTTACAGGAAATGAGAGAAATTGAAGAGGCAGAAATTCGACATCCCCCGAATCGAG CTCCTGCTATTGCTGATCTGGCAGTTACTGGAGATTGGACAGCTGAATTTATGGCAGAAAATAATTTGGAACAAGGTGATTGGGTGAAGGAATTTGCTGCGGAGCACCACAGGGCACCACCTGATGTGAAATGGGCCAAAGAGTATTTAGACCAGACTGAAGAACATAAACCATG GGTGGATGAATACAGCAAAGAAGTTCTTGATGACTCGAAGTGGATAGATGAATTCCAGGCACAAGATGCTGACCTAGAGAAAACGGCAAACAGTCTTTTAGGGTCAATAGATGACCCAAAGTTCATCAACTCGGAG TTTATGAAGTTTGTAAAGAGGATAGGTGATGGGGAGATAACCATACAGGATAACAAAGTGCTAGAGAAATCGCCCCAGCAGCGATCTGAAGACTGGGCACATCAGTTTGCTGGGGAGCAG GCTGATAAGAGTTTGACAGACAAGTGGGCTGAGGAGTTTTCCGAATTTTCCACGAACCAAGAGGGTGACGAGTTCTGGGCAAGTCTTCAGAAAAACTGGGAAGATGTTgacaa AGCTAATGCAGTTGGCGGGGGTCATCCGTGGCTTACAGATTTCGACCAATCAGAACCTTTTAAG gAGTACCGGTTTGAGGAGAACAACCCACTGATGGATCACCCGAACCCGTTTGAGGAAGGCATCAAGAAGCTGGAACAAGGAGACGTGCCCAATGCCGTGCTGCTGTTTGAAGCCGCCGCTCAGAAGAACGACTCTCACATGGAG gcATGGCAGTATCTCGGCACCACTCAGGCTGAAAATGAAAACGAACCTGCAGCTATTGCTGCTCTCAAAAA ATGTCTCGACTTGTCGCCAGGAAACCTGACTGCGTGGCTGTCACTGGCTGTGAGCTACACTAACGAGTCGCTGGGCTCACATGCGTGCCACGCTCTCAAGTCGTGGCTCAAGCACAACCCCAAGTACTCCCAGCTAGTCAGGGAGGACCTGCAGAAAACTCCCATCACATCGTCCTTCATGAGCCA tgaagATTACAGTGAAGTGAGTGACTTGTATCTTCAGGCTGTTAGATTATCTCCCCCTGGACAGATAGATGCAGATGTTcag AGTTGTCTGGGAATTCTCTTCAACTTGAGTGGGGAGTACAACAAGGCTGTGGATTGTTTTACTGCTGCACTGCAAGTCCAACCAAAG GATGCGTTGCTGTGGAACAGACTTGGTGCCACGTTGGCCAACGGTAACCGGAGTGAGGAGGCGGTGGATGCGTACCACAATGCACTGCAGCTGTCACCGGGCTTCATTCGGTCACGCTACAACCTCGGTATTGCCTGCATCAACCTCGGAGCTCACAG AGAAGCGGTGGAGCATTTCCTGACAGCCCTCAACATGCAGCAACGAAGTCGCGGTCCATCAGGGACAGAATCCGTCATGTCGGCCAACATCTGGAGCACGCTCAGAATGACTCTGTCTCTCATGGGACGACCAGAACTGTACGACGCGTGCGACAAGAGTGACCTTGACCTGTTGAACAAGGAGTTTGGAATGCATTCTTGA
- the LOC121390099 gene encoding peroxisomal targeting signal 1 receptor-like isoform X2 → MAARNLVEGDCGANNSLMKLTSHYTQDRAFKQEGFRPPGFIPHQVSRPITDATPDELVNEFLSGHQTAMAPQTFHMGSLLQEMREIEEAEIRHPPNRAPAIADLAVTGDWTAEFMAENNLEQGDWVKEFAAEHHRAPPDVKWAKEYLDQTEEHKPWVDEYSKEVLDDSKWIDEFQAQDADLEKTANSLLGSIDDPKFINSEADKSLTDKWAEEFSEFSTNQEGDEFWASLQKNWEDVDKANAVGGGHPWLTDFDQSEPFKEYRFEENNPLMDHPNPFEEGIKKLEQGDVPNAVLLFEAAAQKNDSHMEAWQYLGTTQAENENEPAAIAALKKCLDLSPGNLTAWLSLAVSYTNESLGSHACHALKSWLKHNPKYSQLVREDLQKTPITSSFMSHEDYSEVSDLYLQAVRLSPPGQIDADVQSCLGILFNLSGEYNKAVDCFTAALQVQPKDALLWNRLGATLANGNRSEEAVDAYHNALQLSPGFIRSRYNLGIACINLGAHREAVEHFLTALNMQQRSRGPSGTESVMSANIWSTLRMTLSLMGRPELYDACDKSDLDLLNKEFGMHS, encoded by the exons ttagTAAATGAATTTCTGTCTGGTCATCAAACAGCAATGGCGCCTCAGACATTCCACATGGGAAGTCTGTTACAGGAAATGAGAGAAATTGAAGAGGCAGAAATTCGACATCCCCCGAATCGAG CTCCTGCTATTGCTGATCTGGCAGTTACTGGAGATTGGACAGCTGAATTTATGGCAGAAAATAATTTGGAACAAGGTGATTGGGTGAAGGAATTTGCTGCGGAGCACCACAGGGCACCACCTGATGTGAAATGGGCCAAAGAGTATTTAGACCAGACTGAAGAACATAAACCATG GGTGGATGAATACAGCAAAGAAGTTCTTGATGACTCGAAGTGGATAGATGAATTCCAGGCACAAGATGCTGACCTAGAGAAAACGGCAAACAGTCTTTTAGGGTCAATAGATGACCCAAAGTTCATCAACTCGGAG GCTGATAAGAGTTTGACAGACAAGTGGGCTGAGGAGTTTTCCGAATTTTCCACGAACCAAGAGGGTGACGAGTTCTGGGCAAGTCTTCAGAAAAACTGGGAAGATGTTgacaa AGCTAATGCAGTTGGCGGGGGTCATCCGTGGCTTACAGATTTCGACCAATCAGAACCTTTTAAG gAGTACCGGTTTGAGGAGAACAACCCACTGATGGATCACCCGAACCCGTTTGAGGAAGGCATCAAGAAGCTGGAACAAGGAGACGTGCCCAATGCCGTGCTGCTGTTTGAAGCCGCCGCTCAGAAGAACGACTCTCACATGGAG gcATGGCAGTATCTCGGCACCACTCAGGCTGAAAATGAAAACGAACCTGCAGCTATTGCTGCTCTCAAAAA ATGTCTCGACTTGTCGCCAGGAAACCTGACTGCGTGGCTGTCACTGGCTGTGAGCTACACTAACGAGTCGCTGGGCTCACATGCGTGCCACGCTCTCAAGTCGTGGCTCAAGCACAACCCCAAGTACTCCCAGCTAGTCAGGGAGGACCTGCAGAAAACTCCCATCACATCGTCCTTCATGAGCCA tgaagATTACAGTGAAGTGAGTGACTTGTATCTTCAGGCTGTTAGATTATCTCCCCCTGGACAGATAGATGCAGATGTTcag AGTTGTCTGGGAATTCTCTTCAACTTGAGTGGGGAGTACAACAAGGCTGTGGATTGTTTTACTGCTGCACTGCAAGTCCAACCAAAG GATGCGTTGCTGTGGAACAGACTTGGTGCCACGTTGGCCAACGGTAACCGGAGTGAGGAGGCGGTGGATGCGTACCACAATGCACTGCAGCTGTCACCGGGCTTCATTCGGTCACGCTACAACCTCGGTATTGCCTGCATCAACCTCGGAGCTCACAG AGAAGCGGTGGAGCATTTCCTGACAGCCCTCAACATGCAGCAACGAAGTCGCGGTCCATCAGGGACAGAATCCGTCATGTCGGCCAACATCTGGAGCACGCTCAGAATGACTCTGTCTCTCATGGGACGACCAGAACTGTACGACGCGTGCGACAAGAGTGACCTTGACCTGTTGAACAAGGAGTTTGGAATGCATTCTTGA